AGCTCTCGAATTATGAAATGGCTATCGTAcgataaattatgaaagaaaattggaaTGAATGATGGAttagttatttgaaaattacattcgAGACAAAGACATTGTCTATATTTACCAGTAAAATGACAGTGATCTcgaactttaattaaattattttttttaaaatgttttgaacatttttcacatcttttaattctttgaaaacgtttttcttctttttcagtTAATTTACCCATTGGTGTAGCAGTTTcgtaaattgttttgatattatttccgatatcaatcatattttccataaattttTTTGCTGCATTTTCACCTCTATAAATAACCACCTTTCTAGGAATCTTCAACTGTTTTACTAACTcttttggtataatatcatagtcgacttttacataaaacccataactcataatttcatgtaaatgtgtagtatatgtttttttttttttacaactctgAATGAATTCATCAGGTTTTTTAGGAGTTAAAATACATTCGAAGTCTGCATAAATAACAATTGGTATCCTttgagtttttttataacttttaaaataaataaaatcatcatctccCTCTTCAAACATTATAGGTTTCCCTAATTGGTTCTTTCTACAATTATGTTGATGTTCAATCAATCCTTTCATACCCCAAAGTTTGCTTTTACACGGTTTGTTCCCAAAAGTAGTAAAACATCTTTTACAGATAATTAGCTTagtacaatttttagttttctgacttctaacgaatcttgaaaaattttttatataacagtaatgtgatgtttcatcattattgaacagaaaaagatcgaaatgtttttttctttcagtattacaaatatacaaaggaaaaatatgttttttatcatttaaactataaatattaattgatacatcgtttgtacgttcaaattttttcatctgactgattggtgttggaaaatcaatacatttaaaatctaaaccactttttgtttctaacattttaaaatatttcttattcaaataagttttattcgatcgattatcaaacttagatagtattgaatatttaaaacatttagaatcgttattttttacatttataattgctcttttatcttttatatattcagGTAGATCTAGATACGTTCCTCCTCTGAGAGGATTCACTGTATTAATTCTCAATTGTAATACATCTATAGTTTTAAGGGACCACCCAGATCCTTTCGCTAAAAACTGGTCTTgttcagataataatttattgaacattctatttagtaatttattgaaatcggATGAATTACATGCAAGTGTATTAGAAGTTTTGAAAGCTATGTCCCGAACTTCTTGAGTGAGTATTCTTTCGTATACGCTATccacatgtaaattaaattttatagatgattgtaaacatgattcttttaactttaaaattaatttatctctaacatagttaaaaaaagcgtgtagtctataaaatttaaagtattcttaatcaaaaatgtttttgaacatttcttaAATCTCTCGATTTCAAATAAACCTTCATCAGAAGATGACATCCGCTCGTGTTTTGTaaccgtttttcttttcattatgaaactgaaaaaatagattaaataaaaaaaaaacacagatataagcaatcataatattgtaaaatgtattataacatcaacttcttttttttaaatcttatgcaagcaattcagaatattgttttcaaaatataataaaagtattaattctaaattattacaaagaaaaaaagaattggttaatataataagaaattactcaGATTCTAATTCTCTTAACCGATTGTTTAGTTCTGTTAACCGACACTGAATATCTGCTTTACATTCACTTGAATAGTTTTCGAAtctattatgttcatttatcaatttatttttaaaaaatgaatttttcttcatactatcattaatttttacaaatacttttcGAAATGCTTTCCGTTTCTCGATATAATAGCGTTTATTGTCACGCACCTGCTGTTCTGCTGCTAGAATTCTGCttttaattacgtttatttctgggttcatgattctgaaaattacatagaatttcaaaaactaactaattgatacgttttttaaatctaaaccacttttcctaacatttttattaaattagttttatttgaaaacatttatcataccAGCAGAtcttatatacacaataataattatatgataaaataataaataataacaaaaaaaaaataatattttaattatttattgaaaaacagaatattattcgacattatctaatttactatataaactatttagacttttttgaatatttttctcgcataaataatttatatatgttaaatgtttaaattcgtttattaaattctgtttttcttCAATAAGTCTTTTTCTGGTTTCTTTCAGCACcgctttttgaatttttattttaatatttttaatattggaatagaacattttttcgtCAGCATCTTGAGCATGATCATTTTCTTTTTGCTGTTCCAATATTTGAATGATTTGCTCGTGAATTAACGATTTGGCTTccatgttttttcttttttttttaaaaaaaaatctggaaaaattatacagaatttgtaaactatctgccagataaaaaaaaataatgtatattaatgacaataatttatttccaacatatttctattttttatgttttttaacttttatattaaaaatttgtatgtattaatcaaaaaaaagaaaattacattgaatacctatatacataaatataaacttataatattattactaattattcataacaaatttaaaaaaaaaaattttaacctgaTCTAAATCTTTCGCGCTTAGATTCTGCTGTTGTAATAAAATCTAACCTTTTACTGAAACCGTGTTCTCGCTTACGAAAATTTGTAAcatataaatcactatattttttacatatatccattttttcttctcttaataaaactaattttgcgtttaaatcttttatataagaaaaatttgggctagagtttgttctacttaaataaataatgaatttcaggtttttaattttttttttgagatctttatattcatatctttctttaatcttattttcatcaatcatcttcgttaaggttacaatttgttctccataatattgaatttgttcattacaaaaatcatatgaatgccaaaaattcattatctgtaatttttgactaaatacattagtataaaatataaaatattatataaatctaattattaaagcgattatttataaaacaacgaatgtacgtatatacgtatatataataataactaattatattattcaaagctaaataaaaaaactttaaaaattagacaatatagcatttatatcataaaaaataaaattttagttgctAGTGAAGCTACGTCACacgataatagaaaaaaacgtgataatttatatgttagttAATAGTAGTTAGGGCGATTGTAACTATCGTAGAGTTCGTACGGTAACATTACGTTGTCACGAAAGCAACTACGTGTTTACTATCAACGTGCGACAGCAGCTTTCGAATAATCTTAAcgtaaaagcaataaaaaaaacattatagaaaaaataatttaaatttatatatgtgtataatatacgttttaggatatattttatacagtcattaaacattattgaatattttaatataataaaaaaaattttttatattaaaacattttacgtaagataatattacacgtgtaatacaacaatcacgttatctataaaaaatatttataatcagctatagtattttaacattgataaaaacaagGTATCGTGCAACAACTACTAGATAACGGTATCAATAGTTATTATCATGAAAGAGATTGACTATTAAAGATTTTTgaggttaggtaataattatcaatattattgatgaatgatAAGCCCGATGTTCTATCTTATCTATGTAAATCTATGATAGTATGGTACATCAGTCATCTTCTATACTGTGTACGTGGTGtaattcattttagtattattactctatggtgtaattataacgtattattgttacttgatcataacttaacaaaaaaaaagaaaaccgcttatattatagtagtgactAAAAGTGAGAGTTGAGAAACCGTCTTTCAACTActtctattttaatgtttttattttaaataatctatgaaaaaaaatctttaagtcTAAACACTCAAtacccatagtaatattataaaactgtattatcattacaacaataaattgttattattctattttatttttaaaaaaaaaagaagtatgatgttaaattaaataataacaataaaaaaaaaaatagtacttacATAGCTTGTAGAAATTGAGGTACTTTTTCTAAGTATGATGGCTGGTCTATTTGTTAGAGTTGTTTTGACAATCTTTTGACTGGCCGTTGAAGATGTTTGGTAAACTGTTGGCTGGCTGTTGTTTTGGCGAAGAAGACTGTTCTGCTGCTGGCTGCTCTTGGAACTGCTGTTGCTTGAACTGATGACGATAAGCTAAGAAATTCTGGGTTTTATACCCGAAAATAACCCTCTCTTCtctcattagaatttttttgtgatggatttaaacatttcaacttattttacatcctgttttaatattataatggcattgacattaagtaaatgtgaaaacatttgACTGAGCAGGTTATATTAGCAGCAATttagattcatataatataattggtttttgagaatgaatgtatacattctaagcattgacatttagtaaatgtgaaaacatttgGCTGGACAGGTTATGTTagcaacaattaaaattcatataatgtaattggtttttgagaatgaatgtatacattctaatttattttaaatcctgtttgtaataatttaaattcatgtaatgTAATTTGCTGTTGTATATGAACATGTTTCAGCACCCATCTAAGGTAAGGTTATTGTAGAAATTTATTCAAGGAGGGTATTGACCATGGTAAAAGGTGAATGTCATAAACATTTGGCTGGGATAGGTTATGTTAGCGTCAATTTAAAGTCATGTAATGTGATTTTGCTGTTGTACCTGTATGTTCATGTTTTAGCAGGTTTCTATAATGTAAGGCTATGAccatttgtatacttaattattgaagTAGTGGTAAAAATCTGTGTATAAAAGACAGAGGGAATTCTCTAATATTCACCAGTCTTCAAGATTTCAACCCAGGACAAGAAGCTCAGTTCAACAGAAAtactaccaaaataaaatgtcgtacCGTACAATTGCTTCAACTGATTCAGAGGTTAGTAACTACTTAGTAAATATCTTATAACCATAGAAAATTGGAGgccggtcgtaacaccactcaacgctatggttataattcttaaaataatattaaatgactgATTGTAACATAGTATATTGGAAGTGCGTCGTAACATTACTCAACGCTTTGGGTATAATTCTTGggacatagaaaaaatatataatggaaaaaaaaaacagtaaaaaataatatactatgttttatgtttcacagaatgaacattttagcgaatcaattgatataagaccgtctttttcaaaaacaaaacctgGATCAAAACGTTCTGCAGAAAAAACAAGTGTtaaaaaacctatgaaaaagaagcagaataaaatggtaataaaaataatattttttcctaatgataacataaataatttattttttttttatagaatgcatCATACAGAGATAATATCAGCGAACGCTTGAGATCAGAagattttgatgttgaagtatttaattCGCTAACATTCAGACAAGGAGATGGCGTTGTGACAATAAAGACGCCTTTTGAAGAAAAAGGAAAGGATCTTTGGGTGCTAAGTCATTATAAGGTTACTAACATCGAGAATGTACCAGTAAAGGACAggtaaatacattggtttaaatttaaaaactattgctgaatctgttttttttttactgattttatttacttcttttgtttttaaataaaataatttgttgtaatagatGGAAGTTCAGTGAAGCTACTGTTAGATTGTACACGACCGACGAATCAAAAGATCAAACACTTCATACTGGTCTTAATGAGacaatgcaaattatatttgataaattactaacCGATCCAAAGCGTCAAACTATTAAAAGCAAGAcggttgtttgattattatacggaaaaatgagtttcatttaataaaacaaaatattattatacatgtatgtttttatttgttcaatactcaaaggtcttggaaaacataaacctataaactatatagtatgtctgagaaaaaaatttctaattgaAACATTGCTATCAATTCTGtactatcaaaatttaatctacttatttactgaaaacataaaatttgaaactaaaacgcattaaaactattctttatgattaaaggtgacatgtaatttaagaaaaaaaaagcaagtttattattgaataaaaaagtttttattttttaaataaataattattaaacatctttatatattttatattattagatcttgtaaaatcatatcggacaatgtgttaaaatgaaattgtaatatttcatataaaaatgatgtgtcatcgttctgtaaatgattataataattaaaatcatagttttgaatatattggttgGTAAATTCGTTCCTTTGGCAAGTGGATGGCAGACCACggacatcatttttaattaggtcatatgcagtgttgaaagtaatttgataatttgctaAACGTTTTTGCTTGTCTACCACatacaaatcaatcaaattctgTAATTGACGAAGCCGGTACAAATCTACGTGTGTCAAGGTAATATATTCCTCGTTTAGATGTAGGGTAATTGAACTCTGTTTgacattaattgaatatgaaaaggaATCGGTAATCTTTACACGCCTCACCCTGGTACttaggttattaataattgaattgtaattagattcagacatcAGTGTGAACCATTCTTctaaacttaatgtaataattttctttgaaagtttacattctaataataaaataattgaaatctgcttattaattagtaatccaactgtaatatttttcttgttaAAAGCTCGTATGTCGAATGTAGACTTACAGACAATTATTGGTGGACTcataatgaagttttttttttgctaaaaaagtacacaataaaaagtaggatataactgttaggagttatacattggactgttagttttttcctttgcagtcatattatatactaaaaactcggataaaaaaaaaaaatgcaaaaaatgtgaacgtaCAGTTAGCGAATTAGTGCATACTAGAGAGGGAATTTACATATACTTACTAACCTGATacctgaaaaacattttaaattattatatacgcactaaCCCGCTAGGCTATACGTCCACAAgatattaaatcgaataataaaacatttaagataaaacattcaattttttttttatttttttttttttatttaatacagcaaatattataaacagtatattatataaaaaaaaacatgatttaacaaaTGGTGTCGTACGAACCggtttcacaattacaaataacttcggttttacaatatttacttaagactttttgaacaaactgattacctttcattaataatacatataaacattttggtgagaatcgggtatgttctataaaacaattatcatcgATTTCAAAACTATGTAGAATTACTCCACACCAATGACATTGAACTGCGTCATCGAGATTGATATAGTAAAATCCACATTCTGAGAGCTTGTACTTATTCTGACCGGTATTTGGaggaaaacttttaaaagatcGTAACCTAGATACAAATGCAGAGAATTCTGGATACGCTGGCGTTGAATTGAATCGTATTTGATCGACCAATGACTGGACATCGTTTgcgcatttttgaaaattcatttttgaagaaattaaataacttatacaatttaataaaactttgagaaaataaagaaaaatgagaCACGACTTGAGTGAACGATGGATCATTAGtaactgaatatgaaaaaaataatcagcaatcagcttataacttaaaattattgtaaataataaataatgtttttatcattattaaaaaaatcagtgtaaccaacatgagtaaaaatgaaatacagtacattttttcgaggtaaaatttactaacaatcagtgtgaaatgtgttacacggtaaatctgagtgctccaagggggacattcccgcttgaaaaaaaatttttaccgtggaaaagctggctgtgaacatacaaatatatactactggttttcttaattatttgcaaataattttcaaacttaaacGCACTAAATTGGTCAAGTGGACCgtgtatttttacaaaattggatatATGTATTAGTCCGTGAACGTTATATGTTACATATTCCTCTCCATATAAATTAGGGTAATCTtgaacaaattgttttaaaaaattattggccAGGTCATTTAAGGAAAAACAAGTTTCATTagagattaatattttaattgcacTATGTAGaagtaaaaaatgttgataaagcGAAGATTTTATACGGCCTTTTAACAGAATATgacctgtatataataaaaatgtacgatACTCAGTTGCCTTCCAATATTCAAGTTCATCTATAGATCTAGTCAAACGATTAAATTCAGATGGTAAATGTGGGTGTAAGTTAACTAGTTCATTTGAAATTTGTTGTTCacaatctttatttaaaaatctaacaGGTTTTTGACCATTTTTCCAGAATTGTAAAAGCCTTTTCATAATCCCAAGACAAACATTGTGCATATATTCTAAAACCACAACTGAAGTAATGTCAATGGGTAATTCTTCAAACGGGCAAAGACCTTTATGATAATGTTCATCACTCTTAAGACGAAAAGACTTATTGGTTCTTAATGGTGCATTTATACCCAAAAAACATACTCTCTTATTGCTATAAGTTCCCTCTTCAATGCAAGAATTACAACTATGATAAGCGTTGAATTgctttacatttaataaaaaggcTTTGGCGGGGGCATCGCATATTATTTGgccaatagaaaataaaaactttttcccATTGATATGGATCCCATTTGAAAATAGTGATATCATTTcagatataaaatgtttaaaaaagaaaatactgaGCCAGGTTTTGAACTTTTGCCATGAAAAATTCCTACTGGTAAGACTATTTTATctaatataggtatgtttataaaAGAAATCAAAATTGGCCAAAAACTAGACTTGGAACTATTAGTAATTGATAAACCATCAACATTTACACTCAACAAAATTGTATGCAAATGTAATAgactatcaaaataaaattgtaaaactgGTTTAATCATAAACTCTACtccaatatgtatatatgaccCATTTGCAATATGATTAATTTCATGAGATTTGGACTTGGGGGTTTTTAATAATGTTCTGACATCTTTTGGAACATCTAACCCTTCAGATCTTA
This genomic window from Metopolophium dirhodum isolate CAU chromosome 1, ASM1992520v1, whole genome shotgun sequence contains:
- the LOC132936702 gene encoding uncharacterized protein LOC132936702; this translates as MISLFSNGIHINGKKFLFSIGQIICDAPAKAFLLNVKQFNAYHSCNSCIEEGTYSNKRVCFLGINAPLRTNKSFRLKSDEHYHKGLCPFEELPIDITSVVVLEYMHNVCLGIMKRLLQFWKNGQKPVRFLNKDCEQQISNELVNLHPHLPSEFNRLTRSIDELEYWKATEYRTFLLYTGHILLKGRIKSSLYQHFLLLHSAIKILISNETCFSLNDLANNFLKQFVQDYPNLYGEEYVTYNVHGLIHISNFVKIHGPLDQFSAFKFENYLQIIKK
- the LOC132935267 gene encoding uncharacterized protein LOC132935267, which codes for MSYRTIASTDSENEHFSESIDIRPSFSKTKPGSKRSAEKTSVKKPMKKKQNKMNASYRDNISERLRSEDFDVEVFNSLTFRQGDGVVTIKTPFEEKGKDLWVLSHYKVTNIENVPVKDRWKFSEATVRLYTTDESKDQTLHTGLNETMQIIFDKLLTDPKRQTIKSKTVV